A genomic window from Hypomesus transpacificus isolate Combined female unplaced genomic scaffold, fHypTra1 scaffold_283, whole genome shotgun sequence includes:
- the b9d1 gene encoding B9 domain-containing protein 1, translated as MAINNPSVFLLMINGQIEGANFPEYDDLYCKYCFVYGHDWAPTSGLEEGISQITSKGRESPHRLVWNFPLEITFKSTNPFGWPQVVVSVYGPDVFGNDVVRGYGAMHIPFTPGQHTRTIPMFVPESTSRLQKFTSWLLGRRPEYTDPKVVAQGEGREVTRVRSQGFVTLSFNIITKDMKRLGYDTTPTDGAHTHTASATLAAGEQLYSQ; from the exons ATGGCTATAAATAACCCATCGGTGTTTCTACTTATGATCAACGGACAAATTGAAGGAGCGAAT TTTCCAGAGTATGACGACCTGTATTGCAAATACTGCTTCGTCTACGGACACGACTGGGCTCCCACATCT ggcTTAGAAGAGGGCATTTCTCAGATCACCTCTAAAGGGAGAGAATCTCCTCACAGGCTGGTGTGGAACTTCCCTCTGGAGATTACCTTCAAGAGCACCAACCCCTTTGGCT GGCCTCAGGTGGTGGTGAGCGTGTACGGACCTGATGTGTTTGGTAATGACGTGGTGAGAGGTTACGGAGCCATGCACATCCCGTTCACACCAGGACA acacacaagaACCATCCCCATGTTTGTTCCTGAGTCTACATCCAGGCTACAGAAATTCACTAG CTGGCTGCTGGGAAGACGTCCAGAGTACACAGATCCTAAGGTGGTGGCGCAGGGGGAGGGACGAGAAG tgaccAGGGTTCGCTCGCAGGGTTTCGTCACGCTGTCGTTCAACATCATCACCAAAGACATGAAGAGACTGGGCTATGACACAACACCCACAGatggtgcgcacacacacacggcttcaGCAACACTGGCAGCGGGAGAGCAGCTGTACAGCCAGTGA